The genome window GCCGCGCTCGGTGACGGCGACAAGGCGAACGAGCTCTTTTCGATCTTGAACCCGATCAACCGGGCGAGCACGCGGGCGGGCGTCCATCGATACAAGGTGGAGCCGTATATCGCGGCCGCCGACATCTATGCCGAGCCCCCCCACGTGGGGCGCGGAGGATGGACCTGGTATACCGGTTCCGCCGGGTGGATGTACCGGGCCGGCCTGGAATGGCTTCTCGGATTCCGGCTGCGGGGGGCGATTCTCCACCTCGATCCATGTATTCCCCGCGCATGGCGACGCTTCGAGATCACGTTCCGATACCACGCGTCGCGCTACGAAATCACCGTCGAGAACCCGGGCGGCGTGACACGAGGCATCGCCACCGTGGAGGTGGACGGGACGCCTCTGGCGGCCGGCCGGGCAAGCCTTCCCCTCATCGATGACGGCGCGACGCGGCGCGTTCGCGTCGTCCTCGGGTGAGCCGCGGCGGCAGACGGTTCGTCCGGTACCGCCGTTAGGAGATCTGGATGGCCGAGAGCATCCAGAAGTTGAGGCCGGCTGGGCGTGTGAACGTCCAGAATTCTTCGACCTCCTTCGGTATCACGCTCGACCCGTTCACGAGGCCGTTGGTCATCGCGTCGACGGTGTAGTCGATCATCGAGCCGCTGATGTAGGCCGTCACGTAATCCTGATCGCTCTCCTGCCATGCTTCCGTGATCTCGGCGCGAATCTCGATGCAGTCGATGCGGTTCAATCGTCCGGCCTCGTGTAACCGGTCGCACCGCGCTTGCAGCTCGCCATACATCTCGGGCGTGAGTCGATCACGGAGGGGGCCAATGTCCCGAGTCATCCAGGCGTTCTGCACGTCGCGGAACACCATACCCGTGTAGCCGGCGAATCTGTCCGGATCAAACCTCGCGTCGGTCTGGCGGATGTCGCGGACTCCTCGCTCGAGGCTCGATTCGTCGGGCGGCGTAGCCAGGCGACTCGGGACACTCACGGCGACCGGCATCGGTGGCGCAGGCGCGGCCGGGCGACGGGGCAGGAACATCACTACGATTCCGCCACCAATGAGCAGCAGGGCCAGCAGGCTCCCGGAGAGCCCGAAGAGCGAGCCGCCGAGCAGGCTACCGGCCGCGAAGCCGGCCAGCAGGGTCATCCAGCCACTACGGCGACGCTCTGGGGGCGCCCGCAGCGCTGTCACGGGCGCCGGCGATGGTTCGAGACGTTCAGGGACGGGGCGGGCCGGGGCCGAATCCGAGCGTGAGCCACGACTGCCGAGCGTTCCAGCGTTCCCCCTGTGTCGATCGCCGGCGGTCGTCCAGATGCCGTCAGCAGGGATCATGAGCGCTCCAACGCACACCGCTGGGTGCCTTCAAGTTATATATTACCTAGCTGTAATATAATTTATCATGTTATATATGTCAACGGGAGGCACACCATGGGATCGCAGACCTTGAGGCAAGCCACCAAGCTCTGGCAGGAGGAGACCGAGCCGGAGTTCGGCCGGCCGTCTGGCGACCTCGGGATCGACGAGGCCATCCCCTGGCTGCGGAAGGCCAGGCAGGCGAGGCGCTGCGAGCCGCGGACGGCTGGGATTGAGGCGCCCTCGCAGGGGGCGGCGGCACCGGGAGCGAGGATGTCGGCATGATTCCCTGGTGGCGCGATTGGGTCGTTTGGTATTCCGCTGCGCTGGGGCTGCTGGGGGCGGGGCTCCTGGCCCTGTCGTCGCTCGTGTAGCGGGGAGCGATGACCGTCGAGGGATTCGCTGGCCTCCGAGAGTTCGTTCGTCGGGCAGTGCGCCAGCTCGACGGAGCGCCCGACGGAGTGCTCGAGGCGGTCGATAACCACATCCGGGTCCACCACGAACTGCTGCTCGCCGCGTGGGACGAGATGAGGCACCGCGGTGCCGCCGTGACTCACGTCACCGAGTCTGAGTACGACCGATCCCGTCAGCTGGTCGGCGAAGTCCTGCAGGCAAAGGGCCAAGACATCGCGGCGATCTGGAGGGATCCAGACCCGGTTGCCAAGGCACTCATCGTGTTGGTCGTGCAGGAAGTGAACGCGTACCAGAGGACGCCGGCGCGCCGATTCGCCGCCACGTCAAAGAGTCAGTCAGTGTGATGTAGCCTGCCTCCAGCCATTCGCGTACGGCGCGGCTGCTCGCCGTTGCCTCACCGGCGAGGTCCGCCGGCCCCGAGGAGCACCGGTCAACGGCTCGGCTTCCACGTTTCCGCCGCGTACTCGCGCAGGGCCTGGAGGAGCACGCGGCCCAGCGTGGTCCCCTCACCGGCGGCGCGGGCGCGCGCGGCCCGCTGGAGGTCGCGAGGGATCCCGTGCACCAGGTAGATGCCGGTGAGAGCGATGCGGACGAGCACGGGACTCGGCATGGGACCGTCCTTCCTGGCGCGAACGAGACCGCGGTGGTGCCCGCGCCTGTCACCCCACAGACCACGCTAGCAGCCCCGAGGAGCCGCGCCTATTGGACTTTCGTCCATCGAGCGTGACGCCCATCGCGACGAGAGCGCGAGCGCTCTGGCCTGCCGGGGACGTCGCTGGCGAGGAGCGCCCGTCCCGGGTTTGCGGTATCGTTGAGGCCCTGATGGCGCCGGACTGGGCCCTGCCCGGGTGGCCTTTCGCGGCGGCGGTGGCGCTGGCCGTCGTCGAGGCGCTATTCATCGCCTGGCTCCTGCTTCGCTGGGCGGCCCGCCGGCGGGCGGGCCTCGTGCTGGAGAAGCGCCTGCAGTTCGAAGCGCTCCTCGCGAAGCTTTCGGCGGGGTTGATTCACATCCCGGCCAGCGAGATCAACACGGCGCTCGAGCAGGCGCTCCAGCAGGTCGTCACGTTCCTGGGCGCGGATCGCGGCAATCTCGACGAATACGTCGCCGGCGGACCGGGGGTCCGCATCGCGTGGGCGCTGCCGGGTCTCGAGGAACTGCCGAGGGTCATGGACGCTGACCAGTTTCCCTGGACGACCAAGGCACTGGGACGTGGAGACATCGTCCGATTCTCCAGGACGGAGGAGCTTCCGGAGGAGGCGGCGATCGATCGGGCCAGCTACGAGCGCGTCGGCACCCGCTCGCACGTCTCGATCCCTCTGCGCGCCGGTGGACGGATGCTCGGCGTGCTGTCCTTCGACGCCGTCCGCGCAGAAAGCGCCTGGTCGGACGAGCTGGTAGAACGGCTCCGCCTCCTGAGCGAGGCCTTCGCCAACGCCCTGGAGCGCAAGCGGATCGATCTCTCGCTCGCCGAGCGCCTGCGGTTCGAGAAGCTGCTGGCCTCCCTGGCGGCCACGTTCAGCACGCTGTCGGCCGCCGATTTCGATCGAGAGGTCCGGGGCGCCCTCCGCCGGGTCGTCGACTTCCTGGGGGTCGATGGCGGCAGCCTGATCGAGTTCTCCCGGGACGGCAGCACCGTCCGGTCATGGGCTATCGAGGAATGGATCGATGTCGCCGAGTTCCCGTGGATGACGGCCCGCCTGCAACGCGGAGAGGTTGTCACCGTTTCCCGGCCCGACGAGCTTCCCGACGAGGCGGCCGTGGACCGGCGGAGCTATCTGGCGCTCCGCGTCAAGCCCCAGATCGCCGTCCCCCTCGTCGCCGGCAAGACCGTCGTTGGCGGGCTGGTGCTCAGCACCGTCGGCGTCGACCGCGCGAGGCCGGGCGAGCTGATGCAGCACCTCGAGCTCCTCGGGGAAGTGTTTGCCAACGCGCTGTCGCGCAAGCAGGGGGAACTCGAGGCACAGCGCCTCCGGCAGGATCTGGCGCACATCGGCCGGGTCTCGGCCATGGGCGAGCTCACCGCGTCGCTGGCCCACGAGCTCAGTCAGCCGCTCACCGCGATCCTCAACAACGCGCAGGCGGCCCGGCACCTCCTCCCGGCCGACACCGTGAATTTCGGCAAGATCCGCCAGATCCTGGACGACATCGTCGCCGACGACAAGCGGGCCGGTGGCGTCATCCACCGGCTGCGCAGCCTGCTCAAGAAGGGCGACCTGGAGTTCGTGACGCTCGACCTCAACGAGATCGCGAGTGAAGTGGCCTGGCTGATGAGGAACGACGCCTTGAACCGTGACGTGACGATGGGCCTCGACCTCGCCGCCGATCTGCCGAGGGTGCGCGGCGACCGCGCCCAGCTCCAGCAGGTGGTGCTGAACCTGGTGCTCAACGGCCTCGAGGCCATGCGGGAGCCGCACACGGGTGATCGGACGCTCATCATCCGGACGGCCAGGGACGGCGCGGCAGCGGTCAGGCTCGCGGTCCAGGACTCGGGGATCGGGATCGACGAGGCGAACGTCGACCGCCTCTTCCAGCCGCTCCACACGACCAAGGCCGAAGGGCTGGGCATGGGTCTCGCCATCTCGCGCACCATCGTCGACGCGCACCGCGGCCGGCTGGGGGCGGCGAACAACGAACACGGCGGCGCGACCTTCTATTTCACGCTGCCGGTGGACACGGAGGACGTGCGATGAGAGGGGTCCCCCCGGTGGTCTTCATTGTCGACGACGACCCTTCCGTGCGAACGAGCCTGACGCGCTTGATCGAGGCCACAGGGTACGCGGTCGAGGCGTTTGCGTCGGCCCGGGAGTTCCTGGAGCGCGAACGGTATGCCGGTCCGTCCTGCCTCGTGCTGGACGTGCGGATGCCCGGCCTGAGCGGGCTCGACCTGCAGGAGATGCTGGCGGGCGCGGGGCGCCGGATGTCCATCGTCTTCGTCTCGGGCCATGGTGACATCTCGATGAGCGTCAGGGCCATGAAGGGCGGGGCTGTCGATTTCCTCACCAAGCCCTTCGACGAGAAGGAGCTCCTCACGGCGATCGACCGGGCCGTGGCGAAGGACGTTCATGATCTGGACGACGAGGCCCGCCTGGCCGAGGTCCAGAAGCGCGTGAACACGCTCACACCGCGCGAGGTCGAGGTGTTCGCCCTCGTCGTGACCGGCATGCTGAACAAGCAGATCGCGTCCCGGCTCGGCATCGTCGAGAAGACGGTCAAGGTGCACCGCGCCCGGGTCATGGAGAAGATGCGGGCGAGATCGGTCGCTGAGCTGGTTCGGCTGGCTGACCGACTGGGCGTGATCGTGCCGAAGTCCTGATCGACGCGAGCCTGTGTAAGGCCGGAGGCTTACGCGGTGCTGAGGCCGCGGGCCAGATCCGCGACGGCCCGCGCCAGCTCGACCGGTTCGACGGGCTTGGCGAGATAGGCCTGAAAGCCGGCCGCGAGGGCGAGTTTGGCGTCGTCGGGGCTCGCGTACGCGGTCAACGCGAGGGCCGGGATCTCTCCCCCTTGCTCGCGCGTGAGGCGCCGGATTTTTCGGATCAGGACGTAACCGCTCTCCTTGGGCATGCCGATGTCGCTGACCAGGACGTCCGCTTTCCGGCCTTCGAGGGCGGCGAGCGCCGCCCCCGCGGACGGGACGGCTGTCACCTGGGCCTCGCACTGCTCGAGCGCTCTGGTGAACAGGACGCGCGCATCGGCGTCGTCATCCACCACCAGGACCCGCAATCCTTTGAGCATCGGTGGATCATCCATGGCTTCGGAGCTTCCGCTGGTCGGGGGTACCGCCTCCCGAAACCGTGCCTCCGCGCCGGCCAGGGCCGGAAGACTGATGGTGAACGTCGCCCCCTGGCCCGCGCCGGGACTCTCGGCACAGACGGAGCCGTCGTGCAGTTCCACCAGGTGGCGCACGATGGCGAGGCCGAGACCGAGCCCGCCGTGCGATCTCGCCTCGGTGGTGTCGTCCTGGCGGAAACGGTCGAAGACATAGGGAAGGAAGTCCCGACGGATGCCAGGGCCAGTATCCTTGACGACGATCTGCACCTCGGGTCCATTCCGCTCGAGTCGTACCTCGACCCTGCCCCCTGCGGGCGTGAACTTGATCGCGTTGACAAGCAGGTTCGACACGATTTGCTGCATGCGGACCGGATCGCCGGAGATCATCTCCGCCGACGGATCGAGCACGAGATCGAGCGAAATGCCCTTCGTCTGAGCTCCCGGGCGGACGTTCGCGACAGCCGCCTCCAGAAGCGGTGCCACCGCGATCGGTTCGGCCCGAAGCCGGAGCGTCCCTGAGATGATTCGGGACATGTCGAGGAGATCCTCGATGAGCCGCGTCTGCAATTTCGCGTTGCGGTCGATCGCCTCGAGCGCCTGATCCGCTGCGCCCTCGTCGAGCTTCCCCGTGCGCAGGATCCGGGCGTAGCCCAGGATCGTGGCTAGCGGCGTCCGGAGCTCGTGGGAGAGCACGGCCAGGAACTTATCCTTGGCCTCGGACGCCTGCGCGAGCCTCATCGAGGTCTCTTCGAGCTGCCGGGAGCGGTAGTGCTCGGTCAGGAGCGTGTCACCGAGGATTCCCAGCAGCTCGCCGTGCAGCGGCAGCCGGGAGCGCGGCACCGGCAGCTCCTTGCGCATCACCGCCCACACGTCGTCGAAGGCGAGCCGGCAATCGCGGGCCAGGCGCGTGATTTCGCGGGGTCCCGGATGCATGGTCAGCCCGTACCCCGCGACCGCCGCGCCCACGATCTCGCCGGCGAGCCTGAGGGCGGTGCCGACGACCGTGAGCCCGTGCCACTCCTCGATGACGACCGGTGAGCCAGCGTGGGATCGGTCCAGGCAGGCTCGCGCGCACTTCGAAAAGATCCCGGGCGCAAGCCTCCCCGCCAAGAGGTCGAACAGCGGTGTGCGATGCGCAGGTCCCGCGATCAGACATCCATCGGCGCCGTAGACCTGGACAGTCAGATGCATGACGGCACCGTACTTTTCGAGAGCCTCTCGCCCCCGGTCGAGCTCGAACACGCTCACGTCGAGCGTCGTCATCGCCGCGACCGATGCCTACCCCTGGCTCGGAGCGGCGTGGCGCTCCGGCGATCGCGCGACGAGGCTGTAGTACTCCCAGAAGGGGAGCCGGCGCGTGGCCCCGGCCGGGATCTCTCGCGGGAGCACTCGCATCCCGGCGCCGTTCACGATCTCGCACTCGTGCGTCGTTCGGTCGAAGGCGTTCGCGCGCATCTTGGCGATCGTCAGCGCTTGCCGGAACGTGTCGGCCAGCTCGACCCAGTTGAGGAGGATCACGTTGTCCACCAGCGAGCTCACGCCGTAGGGCCCCATCACCGACGACATCCCGAGCAACTCCGGATTCTCGTGGTTGTAGAGCGTCGTGACCTGATGTTCCTTCATGAGCGCGACGACCGCGTGGAAGAAGTCGCGAAAGCTCCGGCCTGTCGAGCCGAGGCTCGAACCATAGGTCGACAGGCTGTCGATGACGGCGCGCCGGGGCCGAACTTCCTTCACGAGGTTCTCGAGCTGCACGAAATGCCGGTCGATCTCGATCTCTTGCGGCCGGTCGTACACGAGTCGCACCAGGCCCTTCTCGATCGGCGGCTTGAGATCGATCCCGATGCTGGCGGCATTCCGCAGCACCTGGGCCGGCGGCTCATCGAGCGTGAGCATGAGGCTCCGCTCGTTCCGCCGGGCGCCCTCGGCCACGTACTGAAGCGCCATGACGCTCTTGCCGGAGCCGGTGATCCCCACGACGAGCGTGGTGCTGCCGAGGAACAACCCTCCGCTCATCAGCTCATCGAGCCCGGGAACGCCCGTGGAGATGCGCGTCGAAGGGTCGAACGCCGCCGCCTCTTCTCGAGTCAGATCGCGGGGCGCCTGCACCCGACGGTAGACCTCGATCCCCTTGCCGTCGATGATCGCGACCGAGTGGCGGCCCATCCGGTAATCCTGGCCGCGGGCCTTCACGATCTCCAGCGACCGGTGCACCGCGCGCTCCCTCGGCTCGAGCCTGAGTCGGATGATCGTGTCGGCGATGAACTCCTCCGGCACGATGGCCCCCAGCTGGGCTTCGTCGCTGGCCGCCACTTCCACGCCCAGCATCGCGGTGAGCCGTTCGCGCTGCAGCCCCTCGGCGAGGAGATTGAACATTTCCGGCACGTTGTGGCCGTCGTCGCCGCCCGTGATCCGGCGGACGAGGCCGTCGACGAAGATCCGTTGCGCCCCGATCCCGGCGGCCTCGTCGAGGAGGAGGCTGTCGGCCTGCTGGATCTCCTGCTGGAACACCTGACGTGTCGTGAAGACGATCTTGAGCCGCCTCTGTCGCTCGAGCTCGGCCAGGTCCCAGCCGAAGAGCGCCGCATCGCGGATGAGCTTGTCGGGGGAGATCTCGAAGAGGACGATGAGCCCGGGCTCGTTGAATTCGGTCGCGCCCCGATAGATGAATTCCATCCCCAGGGTCGTCTTTCCCGTCCCGGTTGCTCCCTCGACCAGGATGATGCTGCCACGTAGAACGCCGCCGGAAAGGATCTCGTCCAGCCCGTCGATGCCGATCTTGACCAGGTCGCGTGCCGGCATGGTCAATGCCTCCTGTCCATCGTCACGGCCGTGCGCCAACCGAGTGGGTGTTGCCCGGGTCGCCCTTCGCAGGCTCCGCGTGCGACCGCCGTTGCCTGAGCACCGCGCGCAGCGCCCTCCGTCCGTCCGCTGTGGCGCACGTCTGCCGCAGGGATTCCAGCGATTCCCCGGAGCGGTGGATTTCGAGGACGTACATGCGCCCGGGAGCCCCCTGGTTGAGAAACCGCCTCAGGAGGCCGGCGCCGACCAGCACGTCGAGCGATCGCGCGACCTGCGGGAGGTCATAGCCGACGTAGGCGGCGAGTTGCTCGCTGCTCAGGACGACGCTTGGGTGCCGTGTGAAGAAGAGGAGCAGGTCGAGATCGCAGGCGTCACGCAGACCGATCGCGTCCAGTACGTTGTCTCCCACGGTCTCCGGCATAGGCGGAATGCGCTCGCTGTCCTGGCTCTCTGCCTCTCTGGTCGCTGCCTGTTGGGAGGTCCGACGAACGTCAACCGGACCTCAGCCACCGGATGATATCGCCACAGGGCCAGGGGCGCAACGTCGTTCCTGGGTGGCATGCGACTTGCGTTCCTTCGTGGGCCGTGTTCCGAGATGGCATGAAAGGCGTACATATCCTGGTCATCGAAGATGCGGCCGATATGCTGGACGTGCTCACGACATTGCTCCGGTGTGAGGGCGCCGAGGTCGTGGGAGCCGCGAACGGACGTGACGCGTTGGCCTTGTATCACGGGCACCGCTTCGACGTGGTCGTGACGGATCTCGGCCTGCCCGACATATCGGGCGACGTGCTGATCCGCATCTTGATCGCCGCCGCGCGACACCCCCTCAAAGTCGTCGTCATCACGGGTGAAGGTGAGCCCTCCGTGACCCGCGCGGTTGAAGCCGGCGCGAGCGCTATCTTCATCAAACCGTGTGACTGGGGGCACGTGCTCAGGTACCTGAACGGGCTCGGCGTGGTCGCCGCTGCCTGAGGTCCCGGCGGCCCTACAAGGCAAAGGTCACGGCCTGTACCGATCCTGTGTAACTTTCACACGGGCATCGCTCCGCGGGGTACTGGACCAAGGTCCAATAGCGGGCCTGAATGCAGGGATTCAATCGCCCGTGTGCACTTTATTGCCCGTGCTGACGACTTTCGTCATCCACCGGTCGGGCAATCGATGCTCTCCCTGATTGTCTCGAGCGTCCTCCTTCTGGCCGTTGTCCTCTTCGCCCTGCAGAATGCCCAAGCGGTCACGGTGCGGTTCCTCTTCTGGCAGCTCCAGTCCTCGGTGGCCCTCGTCGCCCTCGCCGCCACGGCAGCCGGCGTGCTGATCGCGGAACTGTTCGGGCTGGCGAGCCGCCTGCTGCGCTGGAAGCGCGGCCGGCCCGTGGCGGGTCCGGCGACGCCCCCCGCTGAGCCAGGCTCCTCCGCACGCCGGCGGGACTGAGTCCGGTCGACGCAATCCGTCGGGCAGAGGAAGAAGGGGCCCAAGGTCCAATAGTCATACCGGCTGACGTCCACTAGATTCAGGGCGAAACGCCGGAGATTTCCTCCGCGGGAGGTTTCCCGTGTATGACGTCAGAACGCGGCTCGATCAGGATCTGAAGGCGGCTGTCTCACGACTTCGCCAACTGCGTGGCGCGGCGGCGGTTGAGGAGCGGCCGGGGACGATCGGGGGCACTTGTCCCTTCGCCGACGAGGTCGACGGGATCCAGGCCAGCGAAAGCCGGGAGATCGGTTTCGCCACGCGCGAGCTGGTGCGGGAGCGCGTGAACCGTCTGTCGGCGGCGCTCGATCGGATGAACGACGGTGCGTATGGCGCCTGCGTGGAGTGCAATGAGCCGATTTCCCTGGCGCGACTGGACGCCATGCCGGAGGTGCAGACCTGCCTCCGGTGCCAGGACCGGCTCGAGCGACTCGGCCAGGCGCGCCCGATGATCCATGGTAACGGTGTTCGCCAGCAGCGAGCTCACGGCAGCCACCCGCGCTGGCGATAATAGCGCATCGCCCCCGCGTGGACGGGAGCGCGCCCGTTAGCATGGACCATGTCTTCGACCGACAGCGTTTCGAAAGCAGGATGCAGGTGCCGGAACGCGTCGAAGTTATCGAAGACGGCTCGGGTCATCTCGTAGGCCATGGTGTCCGATACACGTGGGCTGGCGAGCACCATCGCGCGGACGCCGAACGTCCGCACATCGGCCGGATGGTCCGCATACGTCCCGCCGGGGATCACCTCGCGCTCGTATTCTCGATACTCGGATAACATTCGGTCGATAGCCGGACCGCTCACGTCGACCAGCATGCCGTGGCATGTGCGAGTCACGTCTTGAATCAGTCCATTGGGATGGCCGACCGCATAGACGATCACGTCGAGCTCCTTCGCGCAAAAGGCGCGGTTCTGCTCAGCGGCCGGGAGCTCACGCACGTCTACGAAATCGCTTGGCGCCAGGCCGAGGACGGCCATCACGCGGTCCATATTGGCTCGTTGCCGCGATCCGGGATTCCCGATGTTGATCCGTGTACCGCGGAGCTGTGTCACCGTGCGGATGCCCAATTCCTTTTGGGCCACGACCGTCAGCATCTCGTCAGGACCGGCGAACAGGACGCGCAGTTCGGTCGTGGGCCCCCGCGAGGTGAACGGCCCTTGGCCCGTCACAGCGTCGGCCAGCACGTCCGACGGGACAATGCCGATGTCGAGCCGGCCGCGACGAAGCGATACGATAGTCGCGACGGGTCCTGACGACGGCTCTTCCGAGCATCGCAGGCCGTGGCGCGGTGTCTCGAGATTGAGCAACCGGCA of Candidatus Methylomirabilota bacterium contains these proteins:
- a CDS encoding Tim44-like domain-containing protein, with protein sequence MTLLAGFAAGSLLGGSLFGLSGSLLALLLIGGGIVVMFLPRRPAAPAPPMPVAVSVPSRLATPPDESSLERGVRDIRQTDARFDPDRFAGYTGMVFRDVQNAWMTRDIGPLRDRLTPEMYGELQARCDRLHEAGRLNRIDCIEIRAEITEAWQESDQDYVTAYISGSMIDYTVDAMTNGLVNGSSVIPKEVEEFWTFTRPAGLNFWMLSAIQIS
- a CDS encoding ATP-binding protein, which produces MAPDWALPGWPFAAAVALAVVEALFIAWLLLRWAARRRAGLVLEKRLQFEALLAKLSAGLIHIPASEINTALEQALQQVVTFLGADRGNLDEYVAGGPGVRIAWALPGLEELPRVMDADQFPWTTKALGRGDIVRFSRTEELPEEAAIDRASYERVGTRSHVSIPLRAGGRMLGVLSFDAVRAESAWSDELVERLRLLSEAFANALERKRIDLSLAERLRFEKLLASLAATFSTLSAADFDREVRGALRRVVDFLGVDGGSLIEFSRDGSTVRSWAIEEWIDVAEFPWMTARLQRGEVVTVSRPDELPDEAAVDRRSYLALRVKPQIAVPLVAGKTVVGGLVLSTVGVDRARPGELMQHLELLGEVFANALSRKQGELEAQRLRQDLAHIGRVSAMGELTASLAHELSQPLTAILNNAQAARHLLPADTVNFGKIRQILDDIVADDKRAGGVIHRLRSLLKKGDLEFVTLDLNEIASEVAWLMRNDALNRDVTMGLDLAADLPRVRGDRAQLQQVVLNLVLNGLEAMREPHTGDRTLIIRTARDGAAAVRLAVQDSGIGIDEANVDRLFQPLHTTKAEGLGMGLAISRTIVDAHRGRLGAANNEHGGATFYFTLPVDTEDVR
- a CDS encoding response regulator encodes the protein MRGVPPVVFIVDDDPSVRTSLTRLIEATGYAVEAFASAREFLERERYAGPSCLVLDVRMPGLSGLDLQEMLAGAGRRMSIVFVSGHGDISMSVRAMKGGAVDFLTKPFDEKELLTAIDRAVAKDVHDLDDEARLAEVQKRVNTLTPREVEVFALVVTGMLNKQIASRLGIVEKTVKVHRARVMEKMRARSVAELVRLADRLGVIVPKS
- a CDS encoding hybrid sensor histidine kinase/response regulator, whose amino-acid sequence is MTTLDVSVFELDRGREALEKYGAVMHLTVQVYGADGCLIAGPAHRTPLFDLLAGRLAPGIFSKCARACLDRSHAGSPVVIEEWHGLTVVGTALRLAGEIVGAAVAGYGLTMHPGPREITRLARDCRLAFDDVWAVMRKELPVPRSRLPLHGELLGILGDTLLTEHYRSRQLEETSMRLAQASEAKDKFLAVLSHELRTPLATILGYARILRTGKLDEGAADQALEAIDRNAKLQTRLIEDLLDMSRIISGTLRLRAEPIAVAPLLEAAVANVRPGAQTKGISLDLVLDPSAEMISGDPVRMQQIVSNLLVNAIKFTPAGGRVEVRLERNGPEVQIVVKDTGPGIRRDFLPYVFDRFRQDDTTEARSHGGLGLGLAIVRHLVELHDGSVCAESPGAGQGATFTISLPALAGAEARFREAVPPTSGSSEAMDDPPMLKGLRVLVVDDDADARVLFTRALEQCEAQVTAVPSAGAALAALEGRKADVLVSDIGMPKESGYVLIRKIRRLTREQGGEIPALALTAYASPDDAKLALAAGFQAYLAKPVEPVELARAVADLARGLSTA
- a CDS encoding ATPase domain-containing protein produces the protein MPARDLVKIGIDGLDEILSGGVLRGSIILVEGATGTGKTTLGMEFIYRGATEFNEPGLIVLFEISPDKLIRDAALFGWDLAELERQRRLKIVFTTRQVFQQEIQQADSLLLDEAAGIGAQRIFVDGLVRRITGGDDGHNVPEMFNLLAEGLQRERLTAMLGVEVAASDEAQLGAIVPEEFIADTIIRLRLEPRERAVHRSLEIVKARGQDYRMGRHSVAIIDGKGIEVYRRVQAPRDLTREEAAAFDPSTRISTGVPGLDELMSGGLFLGSTTLVVGITGSGKSVMALQYVAEGARRNERSLMLTLDEPPAQVLRNAASIGIDLKPPIEKGLVRLVYDRPQEIEIDRHFVQLENLVKEVRPRRAVIDSLSTYGSSLGSTGRSFRDFFHAVVALMKEHQVTTLYNHENPELLGMSSVMGPYGVSSLVDNVILLNWVELADTFRQALTIAKMRANAFDRTTHECEIVNGAGMRVLPREIPAGATRRLPFWEYYSLVARSPERHAAPSQG
- a CDS encoding response regulator; its protein translation is MKGVHILVIEDAADMLDVLTTLLRCEGAEVVGAANGRDALALYHGHRFDVVVTDLGLPDISGDVLIRILIAAARHPLKVVVITGEGEPSVTRAVEAGASAIFIKPCDWGHVLRYLNGLGVVAAA
- a CDS encoding lipopolysaccharide assembly protein LapA domain-containing protein; this translates as MLSLIVSSVLLLAVVLFALQNAQAVTVRFLFWQLQSSVALVALAATAAGVLIAELFGLASRLLRWKRGRPVAGPATPPAEPGSSARRRD
- a CDS encoding TraR/DksA family transcriptional regulator is translated as MYDVRTRLDQDLKAAVSRLRQLRGAAAVEERPGTIGGTCPFADEVDGIQASESREIGFATRELVRERVNRLSAALDRMNDGAYGACVECNEPISLARLDAMPEVQTCLRCQDRLERLGQARPMIHGNGVRQQRAHGSHPRWR
- a CDS encoding TAXI family TRAP transporter solute-binding subunit yields the protein MANRPDVVIGTASPTGIYYPLGASICRLLNLETPRHGLRCSEEPSSGPVATIVSLRRGRLDIGIVPSDVLADAVTGQGPFTSRGPTTELRVLFAGPDEMLTVVAQKELGIRTVTQLRGTRINIGNPGSRQRANMDRVMAVLGLAPSDFVDVRELPAAEQNRAFCAKELDVIVYAVGHPNGLIQDVTRTCHGMLVDVSGPAIDRMLSEYREYEREVIPGGTYADHPADVRTFGVRAMVLASPRVSDTMAYEMTRAVFDNFDAFRHLHPAFETLSVEDMVHANGRAPVHAGAMRYYRQRGWLP